One Mustelus asterias chromosome 12, sMusAst1.hap1.1, whole genome shotgun sequence genomic region harbors:
- the LOC144501702 gene encoding somatostatin receptor type 2-like, protein MALDLTAPLSTTAEWPFETEEGGNLSTGIYPNLTQNISKPTNQTELDMSGSVFLPFIYFVVCVVGLSGNTLVIYVIFRYAKMKTVTNIYILNLAIADELFMVALPFFATQAALAHWPFGQAACRVLMTLDGINQFTSIFCLTVMSIDRYLAVVHPIKSSKWRKPRLAKLVNGAVWFISLLVILPIMIYSAVQTRNGRSSCTITWPSQNPTWYTAFGIYTFVLGFFLPLTIICLCYLMIIIKVKASGIRVGSSKRKKSEKKVTRMVSIVVAVFVFCWLPFYIFNFLPLAVDVKPTLAMKGFYEFVVILSYANSCANPILYAFLSDNFKKSFQNVLCLKKVSGLDEADRSDSRQDKSRLQDVTETQRTLLNGDDLQTSI, encoded by the coding sequence ACCGCGCCGCTCAGCACCACGGCGGAGTGGCCCTTTGAGACGGAGGAGGGGGGAAATCTCTCCACCGGGATCTACCCCAATCTCACCCAGAACATCAGCAAGCCCACCAACCAGACTGAGCTGGACATGAGCGGCAGCGTCTTCCTGCCCTTCATCTActttgtggtgtgtgtggtgggtctcAGCGGCAACACGCTGGTCATCTACGTGATCTTCCGCTACGCCAAGATGAAGACGGTGACCAACATCTACATCCTGAACCTGGCCATCGCGGATGAGCTCTTTATGGTGGCGCTGCCCTTCTTCGCCACCCAGGCGGCCCTGGCCCACTGGCCCTTCGGCCAGGCTGCCTGCCGGGTGCTGATGACCCTGGACGGCATCAACCAGTTCACCAGCATCTTCTGCCTGACTGTGATGAGCATTGACCGCTACCTGGCCGTGGTCCACCCCATCAAATCCTCCAAGTGGCGCAAGCCTCGGCTGGCCAAGCTGGTGAACGGGGCGGTGTGGTTCATCTCCCTGCTggtcattctgcccatcatgATCTACTCGGCCGTGCAGACCCGCAATGGCAGGAGTAGCTGCACCATCACCTGGCCCAGCCAGAACCCCACCTGGTACACCGCCTTTGGCATCTACACCTTCGTCCTGGGCTTCTTCCTGCCCCTGACCATCATCTGCCTCTGCTATCTCATGATCATCATCAAGGTCAAAGCCTCGGGCATCCGCGTGGGATCCTCCAAGCGCAAGAAATCCGAGAAGAAGGTCACCAGGATGGTCTCCATCGTGGTGGCGGTCTTTGTcttctgctggctgcctttctacATCTTCAACTTCCTGCCCCTGGCTGTGGATGTCAAGCCCACCCTGGCCATGAAGGGCTTCTATGAGTTCGTGGTCATCCTCTCCTACGCCAATAGTTGCGCCAATCCCATCCTCTACGCCTTCCTGTCCGACAACTTCAAGAAGAGCTTTCAGAACGTGCTGTGTCTGAAGAAGGTGAGTGGTCTGGATGAGGCTGACCGCAGTGACAGCCGCCAGGACAAGTCCAGACTCCAGGATGTCACAGAGACTCAGAGAACTCTGCTGAATGGCGATGATCTCCAAACCAGTATTTaa